The Candidatus Desulfofervidus auxilii DNA segment ATCTACCACTTGGTCTGGCCTGGCATGGAGAAACGGATGAGTTTAGCCAAGTAGAAGAGGGCATTTATTATATTGAAGGCAAATGCCAGGATAAAGCAGGAAATATTGGGATTACCTCAAGAAAAAAGTGCACCGTGGATAACACTCCTCCAAAATTACATGTATTGATGGATGTAAAGGAAAGCAAAGCAAAATTTGATATAAAGTATGAAGATGTCTTACCCATAAGTCAATGGGAGCTGAGTATTATAGATAAAGATGAAAACATTTATTATAATTTGAGAAAAGAAAATGAAGAAATTCCTTCTAAAATAGAAGTATCTTTACCTAAAAAGAAAGAACTTTTTTTCTTTATAGAGGCATTTGATATGGCTGGGAATAAAACAGAATACAAAACTCCATTAATTTCTAAAAAGGTGGTTGCGGGTGAGAAACCTAAAAAAAAGAAAAAGGCACCTACTGTATGGGATTATAATTTTTAATTTATTAATTTTTGGCTGTGCCTATCTGCCTTGCTACTTAGATAAAAAGGAGATGGCTAGAGTCAAAAAGGTGGCTATTTTCCCCTTTAGAAATCTTACCCAAAATCCCCATGCCCGAGAAATAGTAACCCAAATATTCTTGGCAGAATTAGGAAAAAGTGAGCGTTTTAAAGTAGAAGAGTTGGGTAATATTATTGATTTTATGGTAGAACAGAGGCTTAGAATAGGCACCAGTCTTGATAGACCCAGGTTGCGAGTTTTGAGGAAAAGATATAAGATTGATGCTGTGATTTTAGGAAGTATCTTAGATTTTGGTGAAAGAGGCGGTGTGCCTTATGTAAATCTGACAGCACGGATGGTGACCACTGATACAGGTAAGATTATATGGAAGGCCTGTATTGAAAGAAATGGAGATGATTATATTAAGATTTTAGATATAGGAAAGATAAGGTCGTTAAATCAACTCGCGAGTATAGTAGTGGAAGAATTAATAAATAGTATGGGATAATAAGGAGTGTGAATTGAATTCAAAATTTTACAGTTTGCAATTTTCATTTTTTATCTTTACTATACTGTTCTCTTTAGTCTTCTCATCTATGAGTTTGGCCTATTTAGCCAAAGTAAATGATGAAGTAATCACAGTTGAAGACTTTAAAAAAGCCCTTTCTAGCGCTCATAGATATGCTCCTTTAAGGAAAGATAAGGCCGGGAAACTGAGCAAAAAGATAATAAAAGAAACTCTGGATAATATGATTGAACATTATCTGCTGGCCCAAGAGGCTCAAAGACTTAATCTAGATAAAGAACCTGATTATCTTAAAAATTTAGAAGATTATAAAAAAGACTTAGCTACCAGAGCCTTTTGGCAAGAGGAATTTAAAAAAATTAAGATAAGCGATGAAGAAATTAAATCTTATTATCAAGAAAAAAATACAAAATGGCACTTTTCTCAAATCTTTACCAAGAGTGAAAAAAAGGCCCAAGAGGCCTTAAAACGACTTCGGGCAGGAGAACCATTTCCCAAGGTAGCCAGAGAACTTTCAGAAAGTCCCTATGCCTCAAGGGGAGGAGATTTAGGGTTTATACGTAAAGGACAAATGGTCAAAGAGTGGGAAAGGGTGGCCTTTTCGCTAAAACCAGGAGAATTTAGTGACATTATAAAGACTTCTCAAGGTTTTCATATTGTTAAGTTGGAAGAGATAAAATTGCCTGATATGAAAAATTTTGAACAGAGAAAAAAAAGTATTAGAAAGGAACTAACAAAGAAAAGAAGGAAAATTGTTGAAAAACAATGGGAAGATTCATTAAGGACAAAGGCAAACATAAAAATAAATCAAAAATTGCTCAAAGAAATAAAAGAAGACTTTAAAGGCAAAGATGAGGAAGTCATTGCCTGGGTAAATGGAGCACCTATTTATTTAAAGGAATTTCTCCCTACCTTTAAAAGAAAGCTGTGGGGATATAATGCTATGAAAAAGAGGTGGAATATAAAAATAGATTTAAATGAGGTAAAAAATGAAATACTAGATGGATTGATTAATCAAAAAGTTATTGAGCAAGAGGCAATAAAAAGGGATTATTTCAGCAAAAATCAAGAAATTAAAAAACAATTAGATAATTACAAAAGGATGCTTCTAATAGAAGAATTCAAACGTAAAATTATCGCTCCTCAAATTATATTGAGTGAAAAGGAACTAAAAGATTATTATGAAGAGCATAAACAGGCGTATCTCAGCCCAAACCAATACAATTTAAGATTAATCAGGGTGAATTCTAAAAAAGAGGCTCAGGAAATCCTGGAAGAATTAAAGGCAGGAGGGGATTTTGCCTTTCTGGCTAAAAAGAAATCAATTGCAGACTCAGCTAAAAAAGGAGGAGCCATCGGCTGGCATTCAGAAAATCGTTTACCATCAAAAATCAGAGAGGTAGTTAAGGAATTAAAACCCGGAGAATTTAGCCCTATTATAGAAGATGGAAGACATTATTCTATTGTGTTTCTTGAAGAAAAAAAAGAAGGAAAACCCATTCCCTTTGAAGAAGTAAAAGAAAAGGTAAAAAAACAATTGTGGCAACAAAAATTTAACACTCTGTTAAATAAATATCTGAAACAATTGAGAAAAGTTTCTGATATAAAACTTGACAAAAATACTTTAAACAGGTTAGAAGAAGAATTTGGGATAAAGTGAAAAAGCTATTTTTTATCATTTCATTTTTGGTAAGTTTGGGTATTTTATTTACCTGTGCTGGGCCTGAAAGGAGGCCTTTGGCCAGAAAGTCCTGTGTGGAATGTCACCAGAAAGAGCTCCAGAAATTTCTGGCTCTAAAGAAGGTCCACTCTCCTATCAAAGAGAAAAATTGTGAAGCCTGTCACCGTCCGCACGGACTTATTGGTGGTGTGTGTTTGAAACAAGGACTCCCTCAACTCTGTTTTTCTTGCCATCAGGAATTAAAGAAACTTAAAGCGGAAAATAAACATCCACCATTTGAAAAAGGTAATTGCATCAAATGCCATAATCCCCATAGTGCAGATTATGATTTCTTTTTAAACAAAGGTCCTAAACTCACTTGTCTGGTCTGCCACAAGTCAGAAAAGTTTAACCAAAAATTTCTCCATTCACCAGCCGAAAATTGTCAGACTTGTCATGTTTCTCATGCGGGAAACTTAGCTTCCTTATTAAAAAAATCACCAGATAAAATTTGTCTTGACTGCCATAAAATAAAAGAAAGTGCCTTTGTTAGTGTTCATAATAACTATCCTGTAACAGGCAATCATTGTCTTTCTTGCCATAGCCCTCATAGTGGTAAACAAAAGCACCTTTTTAGACTCTATGCCCACTCTTCTTTAAAGGATTGTGATAATTGCCATCCTGGCGCAAAGGCAGACCGTCCCTTTTCTTCAAAAAAGAAAGGCAATGATTTATGTTATAGTTGTCATGATAAAAACAAACCACCATTCAATGCTGCTCATGTCCATTCTCCTTTAAAGGATAAAACTTGTACTACTTGTCATGCACCCCATGCTAGTGATTTTAAAAGAATCACTGTAAGTGCAGAAAAAGACCTATGTCTTAGCTGTCATCAGAAAATGCAGGAAAAATTTACTGCCCCATATATCCATAAGCCTGTTGCTCAAGGAGAATGCAGTGTGTGCCACAATCCTCACTCTGCTCCAGAAAAAAAGCTCCTTCTTACGCCCATTGCCGGACTTTGTTACCAATGTCATAAAAAGGAAGGGTTTACCAAACTTTATAGACATTCTCCTGCTGAAAAGGAAAATTGCCTTATTTGTCATAAGCCCCATGCTTCTTCACAAAAATGGAATTTAACCCAAGCTTTGCCTAAACTCTGTTATGAATGTCACAAAAAGACTGAAAAAGAATTTCAAAGGGTAAATGTCCATAC contains these protein-coding regions:
- a CDS encoding peptidylprolyl isomerase, with protein sequence MNSKFYSLQFSFFIFTILFSLVFSSMSLAYLAKVNDEVITVEDFKKALSSAHRYAPLRKDKAGKLSKKIIKETLDNMIEHYLLAQEAQRLNLDKEPDYLKNLEDYKKDLATRAFWQEEFKKIKISDEEIKSYYQEKNTKWHFSQIFTKSEKKAQEALKRLRAGEPFPKVARELSESPYASRGGDLGFIRKGQMVKEWERVAFSLKPGEFSDIIKTSQGFHIVKLEEIKLPDMKNFEQRKKSIRKELTKKRRKIVEKQWEDSLRTKANIKINQKLLKEIKEDFKGKDEEVIAWVNGAPIYLKEFLPTFKRKLWGYNAMKKRWNIKIDLNEVKNEILDGLINQKVIEQEAIKRDYFSKNQEIKKQLDNYKRMLLIEEFKRKIIAPQIILSEKELKDYYEEHKQAYLSPNQYNLRLIRVNSKKEAQEILEELKAGGDFAFLAKKKSIADSAKKGGAIGWHSENRLPSKIREVVKELKPGEFSPIIEDGRHYSIVFLEEKKEGKPIPFEEVKEKVKKQLWQQKFNTLLNKYLKQLRKVSDIKLDKNTLNRLEEEFGIK
- a CDS encoding cytochrome c3 family protein; protein product: MKKLFFIISFLVSLGILFTCAGPERRPLARKSCVECHQKELQKFLALKKVHSPIKEKNCEACHRPHGLIGGVCLKQGLPQLCFSCHQELKKLKAENKHPPFEKGNCIKCHNPHSADYDFFLNKGPKLTCLVCHKSEKFNQKFLHSPAENCQTCHVSHAGNLASLLKKSPDKICLDCHKIKESAFVSVHNNYPVTGNHCLSCHSPHSGKQKHLFRLYAHSSLKDCDNCHPGAKADRPFSSKKKGNDLCYSCHDKNKPPFNAAHVHSPLKDKTCTTCHAPHASDFKRITVSAEKDLCLSCHQKMQEKFTAPYIHKPVAQGECSVCHNPHSAPEKKLLLTPIAGLCYQCHKKEGFTKLYRHSPAEKENCLICHKPHASSQKWNLTQALPKLCYECHKKTEKEFQRVNVHTPAQRGECYNCHNSHSSSYKFFFPVSRKKLCFHCHKKMKKGLTILHPPFEKGDCEKCHDHHASDNSYQIIHPGAEGCYSCHPSIEKRVKAEKYIHKPLVKGNCTACHNPHGSKIKGQLYRPLKGLCLSCHSDIIKTAKTQVFVHKPIEEGNCDKCHTPHYGKLNNLLLTSGAGICKDCHSLSNKALKEKHLNRSLTNMDCTNCHTPHSATSKPLFRRVMHKPFKEGRCRDCHES